Proteins co-encoded in one Candidatus Poribacteria bacterium genomic window:
- a CDS encoding TolC family protein: MHPLRFCQSVCAGGALLLLLLNLPAIAQAPKALTLEESIEIAKQSNLTLQTAEENLKAAEAQARAALGGLLPRVTANGNYTYFKDVQKSVIRAEGGFGFPMPGGGMNEMPTPSADNEADLIELEFGAHHNVQGAVNLTQPIFAWGRYYYGYQAAKLNYEATQRDVDAAYNQLRLDVSEAFYGALVAQEFVRVAQQSVSLVEEQLAIAEASLEAGAATNFDVLRAKVQLANAQSTLIRAENGVRNAKNAYKTVLNIPLAEDVTVNGTLAIPEDHQTLAPNLDELIQQALANRPEVHRTQLSEQAARKQIDIAKTRRLPDLGLFSNYQISQNERLTEMNRIWSVGFQINIPIFDGFATSAAVQQTESVLKQVELGGTQLKTGVEFEVRAAYLNLLGAQTLIEVQREAVAQAQESVRIANLQFQNGIITTVALTDTQLALAQAEVNRLQAHHDYVVGLARLEKSVGQTLE; the protein is encoded by the coding sequence ATGCATCCACTCCGGTTCTGCCAGTCTGTCTGTGCTGGTGGAGCCTTGCTACTACTGCTACTAAACCTCCCTGCTATAGCACAAGCACCCAAAGCTCTGACATTAGAAGAGAGTATTGAAATTGCTAAACAGAGCAATTTGACGCTTCAGACGGCTGAGGAAAACCTGAAAGCCGCTGAGGCACAAGCGCGTGCTGCTTTGGGAGGACTCTTACCGCGAGTCACAGCGAACGGTAATTACACCTATTTTAAAGATGTCCAAAAATCAGTAATTCGAGCCGAGGGTGGCTTCGGATTTCCAATGCCCGGTGGTGGAATGAACGAAATGCCAACCCCCAGTGCGGATAACGAAGCCGATTTGATTGAACTGGAGTTTGGGGCACACCACAACGTCCAAGGTGCCGTCAATTTAACACAACCGATCTTTGCTTGGGGACGTTATTATTACGGGTATCAAGCAGCGAAACTTAACTATGAAGCAACACAGCGTGATGTTGATGCTGCTTACAATCAACTCCGTTTAGACGTATCCGAAGCCTTCTATGGTGCCTTGGTTGCACAGGAGTTCGTGCGGGTAGCACAACAGAGTGTTTCGCTTGTTGAAGAGCAGCTTGCTATCGCGGAAGCGTCGCTTGAAGCGGGTGCAGCGACCAACTTTGACGTCCTCCGTGCGAAGGTTCAACTCGCTAACGCCCAATCAACGCTCATTCGCGCCGAAAACGGGGTACGTAACGCCAAAAACGCCTACAAAACAGTGCTGAACATCCCACTTGCTGAGGATGTAACCGTCAACGGCACGCTTGCCATACCGGAAGACCATCAAACGCTGGCACCCAATCTCGATGAATTAATCCAACAAGCACTGGCAAATCGCCCCGAGGTGCACCGGACGCAACTGAGTGAACAAGCCGCACGTAAACAGATTGACATCGCCAAAACGCGGCGACTTCCCGATCTGGGTCTGTTCTCAAACTACCAAATCTCCCAGAATGAAAGGCTGACGGAAATGAACCGGATTTGGAGCGTCGGTTTTCAAATTAATATCCCGATCTTTGACGGTTTTGCGACGAGTGCTGCGGTGCAGCAGACTGAATCTGTTCTCAAACAGGTTGAGTTAGGTGGCACCCAACTCAAGACAGGCGTTGAGTTTGAAGTTCGCGCTGCGTATCTGAACCTTCTTGGTGCCCAAACACTTATAGAAGTTCAGCGTGAAGCGGTTGCGCAGGCGCAAGAAAGCGTCCGTATTGCGAATCTGCAGTTTCAAAATGGCATTATCACGACTGTTGCGCTGACGGACACACAACTCGCCCTTGCGCAAGCAGAAGTCAATCGTCTTCAGGCACACCACGATTACGTTGTCGGTTTGGCGAGACTGGAAAAATCTGTAGGACAAACGTTAGAATAA
- a CDS encoding mandelate racemase/muconate lactonizing enzyme family protein gives MKITAVDPFYLRMPDITTAADGTQDTLLVRVRTDTGLEGWGECDASPLVSLAVYCCPMSHGNIINIRTSLIGETLESPDDVVQLSEKTLRNGLDIQQIEHAYSGAEIALWDLVGQRLEKPVYRLLAEMSGTSDTPYPKLPYASVLFGDTPEETYRIAAGLREQGYRAAKFGWGPMGKFGEANDIALVRAAREGMGTNAQIMIDAGVVWGTDHQTAYRRAEAFAQFSPTWLEEPLAPDAVDAYGALTQKGPSVPIAAGEGSNTYRMAEDLIVHGGIQFVQIDAGRIGGIMPSFQVRRLAERHDIQYVNHTFKSHLSLAAALHVFATNSDFELLEYPAAGSELSQCLIADPFPVEADGMVRIKEFPGLGVRVDTEAIRPYLAPVRIEVGTDAAFEQTSL, from the coding sequence ATGAAAATTACGGCAGTTGATCCGTTTTATCTACGGATGCCTGACATCACAACCGCTGCTGATGGAACGCAAGATACACTCTTGGTGCGGGTCCGCACGGATACTGGGCTTGAAGGGTGGGGAGAGTGCGATGCTTCGCCTTTGGTAAGTCTTGCTGTCTATTGCTGCCCGATGTCCCACGGCAATATCATCAATATCCGTACTTCGTTGATTGGTGAGACGCTTGAGAGTCCCGACGATGTGGTTCAGTTGAGCGAAAAGACACTACGAAACGGATTGGACATTCAACAGATAGAGCATGCCTATAGTGGTGCTGAGATTGCTCTGTGGGATCTTGTTGGCCAGAGGTTGGAAAAACCCGTTTACCGGCTGCTTGCGGAGATGTCAGGAACATCTGACACACCATATCCTAAACTGCCGTATGCCTCTGTCCTTTTCGGGGACACACCGGAGGAAACTTATCGTATCGCCGCAGGATTGCGTGAACAAGGGTATCGTGCGGCGAAGTTCGGTTGGGGACCGATGGGCAAATTCGGTGAAGCAAATGACATCGCGCTTGTGCGTGCGGCGCGCGAAGGCATGGGAACGAATGCCCAAATTATGATTGATGCCGGTGTTGTTTGGGGAACCGATCACCAAACGGCTTACCGACGTGCTGAAGCCTTTGCGCAGTTTTCTCCGACGTGGTTAGAGGAGCCTCTTGCCCCCGATGCCGTTGATGCCTACGGTGCTCTGACACAAAAAGGTCCAAGCGTCCCGATCGCCGCCGGTGAAGGATCAAACACCTATCGAATGGCTGAAGACTTGATTGTGCATGGGGGGATCCAGTTCGTGCAGATTGACGCTGGACGCATCGGTGGAATTATGCCATCTTTTCAGGTGCGTCGACTTGCAGAGCGGCACGATATTCAGTACGTCAATCACACGTTCAAAAGCCATCTAAGCCTCGCTGCTGCACTTCATGTGTTTGCAACGAACTCTGATTTCGAGCTATTAGAATATCCGGCAGCGGGCTCAGAATTATCGCAGTGCTTGATAGCAGACCCGTTTCCTGTTGAAGCCGATGGGATGGTTCGGATAAAAGAATTTCCGGGACTCGGTGTGCGTGTGGATACGGAAGCCATCCGTCCGTATTTAGCACCAGTGCGGATTGAGGTAGGGACGGATGCGGCTTTTGAACAAACAAGCCTGTAG
- a CDS encoding T9SS type A sorting domain-containing protein → MKNRCFSILLIGFVIFVLPSNTFAQDDPQWHLPEGAKARLGKGDINEITYSPDGTLLAVASSIGIWIYDTQTGEEVALFVGHTGWVRSVAYSPDSNTLASGSADNTIRLWGAWTGTHLRILSGHTGWVRSVAFSPDGTTIASGSSDNTLHLWNTQTGTHLRTLSGHTNRVYSVAFSPDGTTIASGSWDGTVLLWELVPSPTSNAILSLSPAAPQSPATGQQLTLSLKIADAEDIAGYQATVPFDIFALRYIESMNGDYLPAGAFFIPPVVEGNTVTLAASSLAGESDGDGTLATITFEVIAVKASTVRLTDVLLTDRSAGSSTPQIENAEISAPPQLSTDVNKDGIVNVIDLTLVAANFRKTGANDADVNNDGVVNVIDLTLVAAAFGNTAAAPEIWSLPPEDPPTSTQVKQWLSQARQMNLSDTDFQRGIRALEQLLAVLTPKETVLLPNYPNPFNPETWIPYHLAKSTGVTVNIYAANGAVVRTFALGHQVAGVYQSKSRAAYWDGKNALGELVASGVYFYTLTAGDFKATRKMLIRK, encoded by the coding sequence ATGAAAAATAGATGCTTTTCGATTTTACTGATTGGGTTTGTGATTTTTGTTTTGCCATCAAATACCTTCGCCCAAGACGACCCGCAGTGGCACCTGCCCGAGGGTGCGAAAGCGAGACTCGGTAAAGGAGACATAAATGAGATAACGTATTCGCCGGATGGCACACTTTTGGCAGTAGCGAGTAGCATCGGTATCTGGATATACGACACACAGACCGGTGAAGAAGTTGCTCTGTTTGTCGGACATACGGGTTGGGTCCGGAGTGTAGCGTATTCGCCCGATAGCAACACCCTCGCTTCGGGAAGTGCGGACAATACCATCCGTTTGTGGGGTGCCTGGACAGGCACACACCTCCGAATACTATCAGGACATACGGGTTGGGTCCGGAGTGTAGCATTCAGTCCAGATGGCACTACTATCGCATCGGGAAGTTCGGACAATACCCTCCATTTGTGGAACACACAGACAGGCACACATTTACGAACACTATCAGGACATACAAACCGGGTCTATAGCGTAGCGTTTTCCCCGGATGGCACTACTATCGCTTCAGGAAGTTGGGATGGCACGGTGCTGCTGTGGGAGTTGGTTCCCTCTCCTACATCGAATGCGATACTCAGTCTTTCACCTGCCGCACCACAATCCCCGGCTACCGGACAACAACTGACCCTCTCCCTCAAAATCGCGGACGCTGAAGACATCGCAGGTTACCAAGCAACAGTACCATTTGACATCTTTGCACTCCGATACATTGAGAGTATGAACGGCGATTACCTACCTGCAGGTGCGTTCTTTATTCCACCTGTCGTTGAAGGCAACACCGTGACACTTGCAGCCTCCTCACTCGCTGGTGAAAGCGATGGGGACGGCACACTTGCAACGATTACGTTTGAAGTCATTGCCGTCAAAGCCTCCACCGTCCGATTAACCGATGTGCTACTGACAGACCGTTCCGCTGGAAGTTCAACGCCGCAGATAGAAAACGCTGAGATTTCGGCACCTCCACAACTGTCCACGGATGTCAATAAAGACGGTATCGTCAACGTTATTGATCTGACCTTGGTTGCTGCTAACTTCCGGAAGACTGGCGCAAATGATGCGGATGTCAATAATGATGGGGTTGTCAACGTCATTGACTTGACGCTTGTCGCTGCAGCATTCGGTAATACCGCAGCCGCACCGGAAATTTGGAGTCTTCCGCCTGAGGACCCACCGACAAGCACACAAGTGAAGCAGTGGCTAAGTCAGGCACGGCAGATGAACCTGTCGGACACAGACTTCCAACGGGGTATCCGCGCCTTGGAACAACTTTTGGCAGTGCTGACCCCGAAAGAGACAGTCCTTCTGCCAAATTACCCGAACCCATTCAATCCGGAGACCTGGATCCCTTACCATTTAGCAAAGTCGACAGGGGTGACAGTGAACATCTATGCAGCAAACGGGGCAGTCGTTCGCACATTCGCTTTAGGACATCAGGTGGCGGGTGTGTATCAAAGTAAAAGCCGTGCGGCGTATTGGGACGGTAAAAACGCACTCGGTGAACTTGTCGCAAGCGGCGTATATTTCTATACGCTAACGGCAGGCGATTTTAAGGCGACTCGGAAGATGTTGATACGGAAGTAA
- a CDS encoding YCF48-related protein, which yields MKSRKQILFIFVALLLLGTVQFALAEKAWVKVSESDWQAHFSDIFFVDAQHGWIVGSKSTILHTNDGGATWNRQPSQPLPFDIVLKKVRFIDTQTGWVAGDDGTVLKTTDGGQTWMKKNTGTRTALLAVSFADDKHGWASGDGGLIISTKNGGTTWAKQEIDTNNTIEGIDFVSPTIGWAAGGGGTLLHTKDGGMTWEFQTSATVNTLDAISMLTDKVGWAVGAGGAVVATVDGSNWVVQESKVPNSNGMPEPVWDVHFADEKAGIAAAEFGVILRTMDGGTTWAPLEPRPVASRLQGVHMLSPTEAWMVGNDATILHTTDGGDTWKVISSSSHLRSAYFHDDKLGWAVGLSGSVLHTNDGGETWNPQISGNVFELFGVGFVDANRGYIVGSNAALAETLDGGKTWHGVSDPGDEGHGTAKRIIFEGMMSWRSAMGSYGLSFGTATHAWAVGETGRLMHTTDAGQTWIGQDMDPMMTGTGFNNLYGVHFVNDKVGWLVGDAGTIAHTVDSGQTWSSILQGPKLNDVYAINEQTAWIAGDQGAIMATTDGGATWIDQTVPTQANLNAILFLNANEGWAAGEGGTILHTTDGGVTWLMQESPTKSELWDLVQTPSGQIWAIGDATTIIHY from the coding sequence ATGAAATCGAGAAAACAGATATTATTTATTTTCGTAGCCCTGCTCTTACTGGGCACCGTGCAGTTCGCGCTTGCGGAAAAAGCATGGGTGAAAGTGAGCGAATCGGATTGGCAGGCGCATTTTTCAGACATCTTTTTTGTGGACGCACAACACGGATGGATTGTAGGCAGTAAATCGACAATCCTACACACCAACGACGGTGGCGCGACATGGAACAGGCAACCGAGTCAACCACTTCCATTCGACATTGTGCTAAAGAAAGTCCGCTTTATTGACACACAAACGGGTTGGGTTGCCGGAGACGATGGGACAGTCCTGAAAACCACGGATGGTGGGCAAACGTGGATGAAGAAGAATACAGGGACCCGCACGGCACTGTTAGCGGTCTCTTTCGCAGATGATAAACATGGATGGGCAAGCGGCGATGGTGGTCTCATCATCAGTACGAAGAATGGCGGCACAACATGGGCAAAACAGGAGATTGATACTAACAATACAATTGAAGGTATCGACTTTGTGAGTCCTACAATAGGTTGGGCGGCTGGTGGCGGTGGCACCCTGCTCCACACAAAAGACGGTGGGATGACATGGGAATTTCAGACGAGCGCGACCGTCAACACACTTGATGCAATTTCCATGCTCACCGATAAAGTCGGTTGGGCAGTCGGGGCGGGTGGTGCCGTTGTTGCAACAGTTGACGGTTCCAATTGGGTAGTCCAAGAGAGCAAAGTCCCGAATTCTAACGGTATGCCTGAACCTGTCTGGGATGTCCATTTTGCCGATGAAAAAGCCGGCATTGCCGCCGCCGAATTCGGTGTAATTCTTCGGACAATGGATGGTGGCACGACTTGGGCACCCCTTGAGCCGCGACCCGTCGCCTCTCGCCTACAAGGTGTCCACATGCTCAGTCCAACGGAGGCATGGATGGTCGGCAACGACGCAACCATCCTACACACAACCGATGGTGGAGACACCTGGAAGGTTATCTCCAGTTCCAGTCACTTGCGGAGTGCCTATTTCCACGACGACAAACTCGGTTGGGCAGTCGGCTTGTCAGGGAGTGTTTTGCACACCAACGATGGCGGCGAAACGTGGAATCCGCAAATTAGTGGGAACGTCTTTGAACTCTTCGGTGTTGGGTTTGTGGATGCGAACAGAGGGTACATTGTCGGGAGCAACGCAGCACTGGCGGAAACACTTGACGGTGGAAAAACGTGGCACGGGGTTAGTGATCCGGGTGATGAGGGTCACGGCACTGCTAAGCGAATCATATTTGAAGGCATGATGAGTTGGCGCAGCGCAATGGGATCCTACGGACTCAGCTTTGGCACGGCAACACACGCATGGGCTGTCGGAGAAACCGGAAGACTTATGCATACCACCGATGCTGGACAAACATGGATCGGACAAGACATGGACCCAATGATGACAGGCACAGGATTTAATAACCTCTATGGTGTCCATTTCGTCAATGATAAAGTCGGTTGGCTTGTCGGGGATGCCGGAACTATCGCACATACCGTGGATAGTGGACAAACGTGGAGTTCCATCTTGCAAGGACCGAAATTGAACGATGTCTATGCTATTAACGAACAGACGGCTTGGATCGCTGGCGATCAGGGCGCTATTATGGCAACAACGGACGGTGGCGCAACATGGATCGACCAGACAGTCCCGACGCAAGCAAACCTCAACGCTATTCTGTTCCTCAATGCGAACGAAGGTTGGGCAGCCGGAGAAGGTGGTACAATCCTCCATACAACCGATGGCGGTGTCACTTGGTTGATGCAAGAATCACCGACGAAAAGTGAGTTGTGGGACCTCGTTCAGACACCAAGCGGTCAAATCTGGGCAATTGGCGATGCTACAACAATTATCCACTATTAG
- a CDS encoding type II toxin-antitoxin system PemK/MazF family toxin, translating into MDTLKSADVIIADFPGVTGVKRRPAVVISTVDYHTTVGDVILGAVTTNLRIATTPTDHLIADWAEAGLRRPSAFRSFLITLPQSKILAVIGSLSSSDWQAVKACIRKAISV; encoded by the coding sequence ATGGACACCCTGAAATCCGCAGATGTAATTATTGCTGATTTTCCGGGAGTTACAGGCGTTAAAAGACGACCAGCAGTGGTTATTTCAACCGTAGATTACCATACCACTGTTGGAGACGTGATTCTTGGAGCCGTAACAACGAATCTAAGGATTGCAACTACCCCCACAGATCACTTGATTGCTGATTGGGCAGAAGCAGGTCTACGTAGACCCAGTGCCTTTAGGAGTTTCCTTATAACACTCCCACAGAGCAAAATCTTAGCAGTCATTGGGTCCTTATCATCCTCAGATTGGCAAGCAGTGAAGGCGTGCATCCGCAAAGCAATATCAGTATGA
- a CDS encoding PorV/PorQ family protein, with protein MIKFRLIYFFILIASLIPATITFAADEGAHAAEFLSHGVGARALGMGGAFVAIADDATATYWNPAGLTKVKKHSFSAMYSDTFSTGDGSWLSRGLVTYNFLNYVYQIEDIGSVGLSWIRLGIDDIPRTTFIDVNNNGFLGDFQDKNGNGIKEEGEPYIDKPEIAEYFSNTDNALLISYARQVHHKVAVGGNLKLLNQSIFENSGNGFGIDIGLIAEPHEGLRVGAMLLDATGTQIRWDTADTPTFTRTRRFRLGTAYHFTVPRLGQGTIGADIETDQADLEVGGGGGGLVPRIGAEYWLFNIVALRGGWNGHGLSAGAGLHLRVNAMSFFINYAFNTHTLGGSQRISVSGEF; from the coding sequence ATGATAAAATTTCGACTGATTTATTTTTTTATTTTAATAGCAAGCCTCATACCAGCCACAATCACTTTTGCAGCGGACGAAGGTGCCCATGCCGCTGAGTTCCTCAGTCACGGTGTTGGTGCCCGTGCACTGGGAATGGGAGGCGCGTTTGTTGCTATCGCTGACGATGCAACGGCTACTTACTGGAACCCTGCCGGACTTACCAAAGTCAAAAAACATAGCTTCTCCGCTATGTACTCCGATACTTTCAGCACCGGAGATGGCAGTTGGCTGAGCAGAGGTCTGGTTACCTACAACTTCCTTAACTACGTCTATCAAATTGAGGACATCGGTAGCGTCGGTCTGAGTTGGATCCGACTCGGCATTGACGATATACCGCGCACGACCTTTATTGACGTTAACAACAACGGCTTCCTCGGTGATTTTCAGGACAAAAACGGCAACGGTATCAAAGAAGAAGGGGAACCCTATATCGATAAGCCAGAAATCGCCGAGTATTTCAGTAATACCGATAATGCGCTGCTTATCTCCTATGCACGTCAAGTCCACCATAAGGTAGCCGTCGGCGGTAATCTTAAACTTCTCAACCAATCGATTTTTGAAAATAGCGGAAACGGCTTTGGCATTGATATCGGTTTGATTGCAGAACCCCACGAGGGTTTACGCGTCGGTGCAATGTTATTAGACGCAACAGGCACCCAGATACGTTGGGACACTGCAGACACACCGACGTTCACCCGTACGCGTCGATTCCGACTCGGTACGGCTTACCACTTTACGGTGCCACGTCTTGGTCAGGGGACCATCGGTGCAGACATTGAAACCGACCAAGCTGACCTGGAGGTAGGTGGCGGCGGAGGCGGACTTGTGCCACGTATCGGTGCGGAATATTGGCTCTTTAATATCGTCGCGCTCCGTGGCGGTTGGAATGGACACGGACTTTCTGCGGGTGCCGGGCTCCATTTACGGGTAAATGCGATGTCGTTTTTTATCAACTACGCTTTTAATACCCACACTCTCGGCGGTTCACAGCGTATCTCTGTTTCTGGGGAATTCTAA
- a CDS encoding LamG domain-containing protein: MTYAQDLLDGVVSYWSFDADTIAGGTVGDLLGDNDGELEGNPKAVAGKIGDALEFNGENSVHIPGTASLEFAGEDEMSVVAWVNPDSDSPVKGVVAGCCGTIVAQRDVNGWALRFDGRNAGQEMEFIVQPGWQGDGGFGAPKFAKGSWHHLVGVVADDEMFLYVDGELEKDMTYNGPMATGGSETEIGHAGDGGFVGIIDEVLIYNRALSADEVKQIFESKDLLSVQPQGKLATRWGQIKSAF, translated from the coding sequence TTGACTTACGCACAGGATCTCTTGGACGGTGTGGTAAGTTATTGGTCGTTTGATGCAGATACAATCGCGGGTGGGACTGTTGGGGACCTTTTAGGTGACAACGATGGCGAACTTGAGGGGAATCCAAAGGCGGTTGCTGGTAAGATCGGGGATGCCCTTGAATTTAACGGTGAGAATTCTGTTCACATTCCGGGAACTGCTTCTTTAGAGTTTGCCGGTGAGGACGAGATGAGCGTTGTTGCTTGGGTGAATCCGGACAGTGATAGTCCTGTGAAAGGCGTCGTTGCTGGGTGTTGCGGGACTATTGTTGCACAACGTGATGTAAACGGATGGGCATTGCGGTTTGATGGTAGAAATGCTGGGCAAGAGATGGAATTTATTGTTCAACCCGGTTGGCAAGGAGATGGCGGCTTTGGCGCGCCTAAATTCGCGAAAGGGTCCTGGCACCATCTGGTCGGAGTCGTCGCGGATGACGAGATGTTTCTCTATGTTGACGGTGAGTTGGAGAAAGATATGACTTATAACGGTCCGATGGCTACAGGTGGTTCGGAAACTGAAATCGGTCATGCAGGTGATGGCGGTTTTGTCGGCATCATTGACGAGGTACTCATTTACAACAGAGCTCTCTCCGCAGATGAAGTTAAGCAGATTTTTGAGTCGAAGGATCTGTTATCTGTACAACCACA
- a CDS encoding efflux RND transporter periplasmic adaptor subunit, whose translation MKKVLLVIGILLVIAVILAVPRFTQRQNPVPQQAEAIVLKPVEVTKSKRGEIRLEYQLSGTIQAASQVSVYPKIAGRLITLNVDEGDRVEKDVPLGTVEYEELQLAVQQAEAILESAETAYSQAKQLAEVRVHTQIAQAKAQFEAAEIALQQVIDLSEIRTVTQIEQAEAALDSLVANLQKIKRGARAEDRRQAVAGLNQADANLANAQSNHERMTQLFENGAISQQSLESAKTQLDIAMAQHKIATEQLQLIDNGARIEDIQAMEAQVQQAEASLRLAQTQAKTKTWEKDIELARSQLETAQAGLIAANALEDAKSWEAEITSAKTARTQTQVALKLAEKRLKDATIYAPISGVIAKRHLDLGGMALPAAPLFEIVNIDTVIANVDVIETQLSALTLNQQATIEIDGIDTPMSGSITFISPTLQAARRTASVEVRIDNPEGRLKPGMFAKVKVPIKVHTDALLIPRVSLIENANTKTQNIFVIEENVSRRRAVEIGLLQGGVVEVLSGLMEGEAVVTAGQHSLKDGEEVRVVNP comes from the coding sequence TTGAAGAAAGTCCTGCTCGTTATCGGCATATTATTAGTGATTGCAGTGATTTTAGCCGTGCCAAGGTTCACGCAACGTCAAAACCCAGTCCCTCAACAAGCCGAAGCGATTGTGCTCAAACCTGTAGAAGTTACTAAATCGAAACGCGGTGAGATTCGTTTAGAATACCAACTGTCCGGGACAATTCAAGCAGCATCGCAAGTCAGTGTGTATCCGAAGATTGCCGGACGGCTGATCACCTTAAACGTAGATGAGGGGGATAGAGTAGAAAAAGACGTGCCGCTTGGCACTGTTGAGTACGAGGAGTTACAACTTGCGGTGCAACAAGCCGAAGCGATCCTCGAATCTGCGGAAACCGCCTACTCTCAGGCGAAGCAGCTTGCCGAAGTCCGCGTGCATACACAAATTGCGCAAGCCAAGGCACAGTTTGAGGCTGCAGAAATCGCCCTCCAACAGGTAATAGATCTCTCTGAAATCCGAACCGTCACACAAATAGAGCAAGCAGAGGCTGCATTAGACTCGCTTGTAGCGAACTTGCAGAAGATTAAAAGGGGTGCCCGCGCAGAAGACCGCAGACAAGCAGTAGCAGGTCTGAACCAAGCCGATGCGAACCTCGCCAACGCTCAAAGCAACCACGAACGAATGACTCAGCTCTTTGAAAATGGGGCGATTAGTCAGCAATCCCTTGAAAGTGCGAAGACGCAGTTGGACATCGCTATGGCACAACATAAGATTGCCACAGAGCAGCTCCAACTCATTGATAATGGTGCTCGTATTGAGGACATCCAAGCGATGGAGGCACAAGTCCAACAAGCCGAAGCTTCTTTACGCTTGGCACAGACACAAGCCAAAACAAAAACGTGGGAAAAAGACATTGAACTTGCCCGCTCGCAACTCGAAACGGCACAGGCAGGACTAATCGCTGCCAACGCCTTAGAGGATGCAAAAAGTTGGGAAGCAGAAATTACATCGGCAAAAACAGCACGCACACAAACACAAGTTGCTCTCAAACTCGCTGAGAAACGCCTGAAAGATGCGACGATTTACGCGCCGATTTCCGGGGTTATCGCCAAACGCCACTTGGATTTAGGAGGAATGGCACTCCCTGCAGCCCCGCTTTTTGAGATCGTCAATATTGATACAGTGATAGCCAATGTTGATGTCATTGAAACCCAACTCAGCGCATTGACACTCAATCAGCAGGCAACCATAGAAATCGACGGCATAGACACACCGATGTCAGGCAGCATTACTTTCATTAGTCCGACACTACAAGCTGCGCGACGAACGGCAAGTGTTGAGGTGCGCATCGATAATCCTGAAGGCAGACTCAAACCCGGTATGTTTGCGAAAGTCAAGGTGCCAATCAAAGTGCACACGGATGCGCTGCTGATCCCGCGTGTTTCCCTGATTGAGAATGCGAATACCAAAACCCAGAACATCTTCGTCATTGAAGAGAATGTCAGTCGCCGTCGTGCGGTGGAGATAGGACTTTTGCAAGGCGGTGTGGTTGAAGTTCTGAGTGGTCTCATGGAAGGCGAAGCCGTCGTTACAGCGGGTCAGCATTCTCTGAAAGATGGTGAAGAGGTTAGGGTCGTCAATCCTTAG
- a CDS encoding LON peptidase substrate-binding domain-containing protein, with amino-acid sequence MRTDSHTSNERQIPLFPLQVVLFPGGLLPLHIFEPRYRTMVKFCLEHESEFGVVLIKEGEEVGETATPYEVGTAARILHVEHLDDGRMNIITAGEYRFQILEVQEHLSYLTGRIRMLDDPDTETEAVSKSLTTEIEELYNAYEALSSRLIFGWQPLEEQPEDPRELAYQVGIRLRISLEEKQNLLEIIPLEKLLTREIEILTNQNRRIAFQLAAKNN; translated from the coding sequence ATGCGGACCGATTCACACACGTCTAACGAACGCCAGATTCCGCTTTTTCCATTACAAGTTGTCTTGTTCCCCGGTGGACTTTTACCACTACATATTTTTGAGCCGCGTTATCGCACAATGGTCAAATTTTGCTTGGAACATGAGTCTGAATTCGGCGTTGTACTCATCAAAGAAGGCGAGGAGGTGGGCGAAACCGCCACGCCCTATGAAGTCGGTACAGCTGCTCGTATCCTACACGTTGAACATTTGGACGATGGTCGTATGAATATTATCACTGCTGGTGAATATCGGTTTCAAATCTTAGAAGTCCAAGAACACCTTTCCTATCTTACGGGTCGTATACGGATGTTAGACGATCCGGATACCGAAACCGAAGCAGTATCAAAATCACTAACCACAGAAATCGAAGAACTGTACAACGCATACGAGGCACTATCGAGTCGATTAATTTTCGGATGGCAACCACTGGAAGAACAACCCGAGGACCCAAGAGAACTCGCCTACCAGGTCGGCATACGTTTGCGCATTTCGTTGGAAGAAAAACAGAATTTACTGGAGATAATTCCGTTAGAGAAACTCCTCACACGCGAAATTGAAATTCTGACAAACCAAAACCGACGGATCGCTTTTCAATTGGCAGCAAAAAATAATTGA